Proteins encoded within one genomic window of Lysinibacillus louembei:
- a CDS encoding sulfite exporter TauE/SafE family protein: METILFFACILFVASVLQTSTGFGFSIMATPFLLMLLLPQEAIQINIILSLFISLSLIWKIRATIDFTILKRLTIGSIAGVPFGIMLFISIDIEMFKLGIAILLLLLTLLLILNFRVKPTPVRDFIVGGLSGLLTTSIGMPGPPLLLYFTGTNTEKAKLRATTLAFYLFIYLISLIAQICFTGTSLFIWQSSIYAIPIVLFGLYVGQIIFKWLNQNAFKILTYILLSFTGIYLLIDYFN, translated from the coding sequence TTGGAAACTATTTTATTTTTTGCATGCATTTTATTTGTCGCCTCTGTGCTGCAAACAAGTACAGGCTTTGGCTTTTCCATTATGGCAACGCCTTTTCTGCTGATGTTGCTGCTCCCACAAGAGGCTATTCAAATAAATATTATTTTATCTTTATTTATTTCACTTTCATTAATATGGAAAATAAGAGCAACAATTGATTTTACGATTTTAAAAAGGCTAACCATTGGCAGTATAGCTGGCGTACCTTTTGGTATTATGCTTTTTATTTCGATTGATATCGAAATGTTTAAATTAGGCATTGCGATACTGCTGTTATTGCTAACATTATTATTAATACTGAATTTTAGAGTTAAGCCTACCCCTGTTCGTGACTTTATCGTTGGCGGATTATCTGGACTTTTAACAACAAGCATCGGGATGCCTGGACCACCTTTATTGCTATACTTTACAGGGACAAATACAGAAAAAGCGAAGCTGCGTGCAACTACACTTGCTTTCTATCTATTTATCTATTTAATTAGTCTTATTGCACAAATATGCTTTACTGGTACTAGCCTATTCATATGGCAATCAAGCATTTACGCAATTCCGATCGTATTATTTGGCTTGTATGTAGGACAAATTATTTTTAAATGGCTGAATCAAAATGCATTTAAAATCCTTACATATATTCTTTTAAGCTTCACAGGTATTTATCTTCTTATTGATTATTTTAACTAA
- a CDS encoding DUF4183 domain-containing protein translates to MIKKLGSQNLIDNSYCAINRFFWPPIKAIDICSIQPPPVIIAEGAIIPIINRYFYIVTENIDLTNGVTLPTHLFSDDNGNPVTEFTLFNPNGYVNLYINAVMQEGGTYQVTPNSLTLNPFNATIFAGTPIIIESLGFQQR, encoded by the coding sequence ATGATTAAAAAATTAGGCTCGCAAAATTTGATTGACAACAGTTATTGTGCAATTAATCGATTTTTTTGGCCTCCTATAAAAGCTATTGACATATGTTCTATTCAACCGCCTCCAGTCATTATCGCTGAAGGAGCTATTATTCCCATAATAAATAGATATTTTTATATCGTTACAGAAAATATTGATTTAACAAACGGAGTAACACTTCCAACTCATTTATTTTCAGATGATAATGGTAATCCAGTAACCGAATTTACACTTTTTAATCCTAACGGCTACGTTAATCTTTATATTAATGCCGTCATGCAAGAGGGTGGCACATACCAGGTAACTCCTAATTCATTAACTCTTAACCCATTTAATGCAACTATCTTTGCTGGAACTCCAATCATTATAGAATCATTAGGTTTTCAACAAAGATAA
- a CDS encoding DUF4183 domain-containing protein translates to MALSIINIHVNVTGTSTRFFNVLAANLPVTDGTTVAATAFLDDSGTAATAFPVVANGYYNFYINGVLQEGDSYTISATELTFNGVTGTITAGTPLVVEAVELVTQT, encoded by the coding sequence ATGGCACTTTCAATTATCAATATTCATGTAAATGTTACTGGCACTTCGACTAGATTCTTTAATGTTTTAGCAGCAAATTTACCTGTCACAGACGGTACTACAGTTGCTGCAACTGCCTTTCTAGACGATAGTGGAACTGCCGCTACCGCATTTCCTGTAGTAGCAAATGGCTACTATAATTTCTATATTAATGGCGTATTACAAGAAGGTGATTCGTATACAATTTCTGCAACAGAATTAACATTTAACGGTGTTACAGGTACAATCACAGCAGGAACTCCATTAGTAGTGGAAGCCGTAGAATTAGTTACACAAACTTAA
- the glnA gene encoding type I glutamate--ammonia ligase — translation MGKYTKDDIKKLVQEHEVKFIRLQFTDILGTIKNVEIPVSQLDKALDNKMMFDGSSIEGFVRIEESDMYLLPDYDSFMVFPWTAEKGKVARLICDIANPDGTPFAGDPRSNLKRVLKEMEKLGFTDFNLGPEPEFFLFKLDEKGEPTLEVNDHGGYFDLAPTDLGENCRRDIVLELEEMGFEIEASHHEVAPGQHEIDFKYADAITACDNIQTFKLVVKTIARKHGLHATFMPKPLFGEAGSGMHFNVSLFKGKENAFYDEQTELGLSETAMQFMAGVLEHVQGFTAITNPTVNSYKRLVPGYEAPCYVAWSAQNRSPLIRIPSSRGISTRIEVRSVDPSANPYLAMAVILEAGLEGIRKKMTPPPAVNRNIYVMTEEEREENGISNLPAALDDALTLLAKDKIVQSALGEHIYANFKEAKEIEFDMYRSTVHQWERDHYLKMY, via the coding sequence TTGGGTAAGTACACAAAGGATGACATTAAGAAACTGGTTCAAGAGCATGAAGTAAAATTTATTCGATTACAGTTCACTGATATTTTAGGAACAATTAAAAATGTAGAAATTCCAGTTAGTCAATTAGATAAAGCGTTAGACAATAAAATGATGTTCGATGGCTCTTCAATCGAAGGCTTCGTGCGTATCGAAGAATCAGATATGTATTTATTGCCTGATTACGATTCGTTTATGGTTTTCCCATGGACAGCTGAAAAAGGCAAAGTAGCACGCTTAATTTGTGATATTGCAAACCCAGATGGTACACCTTTTGCTGGCGACCCACGCTCAAATTTAAAGCGCGTATTGAAGGAAATGGAGAAGCTTGGCTTTACTGATTTTAATCTAGGGCCAGAGCCAGAATTTTTCTTATTTAAACTTGACGAAAAAGGCGAGCCTACTTTAGAGGTAAATGACCATGGAGGCTATTTCGATTTAGCACCAACAGATTTAGGTGAAAACTGCCGCCGTGACATTGTGCTTGAGCTAGAGGAAATGGGCTTTGAAATTGAAGCATCTCACCATGAGGTAGCGCCAGGTCAGCATGAAATCGACTTTAAATATGCAGATGCTATTACAGCCTGTGATAATATTCAAACATTTAAATTAGTAGTAAAAACAATTGCTCGTAAGCACGGCTTACATGCAACATTTATGCCAAAGCCGTTATTTGGAGAAGCAGGCTCAGGAATGCACTTTAATGTTTCTTTATTTAAAGGAAAAGAAAATGCCTTTTATGATGAGCAAACAGAGCTTGGCTTATCTGAAACAGCGATGCAATTTATGGCAGGCGTATTAGAGCATGTTCAAGGCTTTACAGCGATTACAAATCCAACAGTAAACTCATATAAGCGTTTAGTACCAGGCTATGAAGCACCATGCTACGTGGCATGGTCAGCACAAAACCGTTCACCGTTAATTCGTATTCCATCATCACGTGGTATTTCAACACGTATTGAAGTACGTTCTGTAGATCCATCAGCAAATCCATACTTAGCGATGGCTGTTATTTTAGAGGCAGGCTTGGAAGGAATTCGTAAAAAAATGACGCCACCACCAGCAGTTAACCGCAATATTTATGTGATGACAGAGGAAGAGCGTGAAGAAAACGGAATTTCTAATTTACCAGCTGCGCTAGACGATGCATTAACGCTACTAGCAAAAGATAAGATTGTACAAAGTGCATTAGGTGAGCATATTTATGCGAACTTCAAAGAAGCAAAAGAAATTGAATTTGATATGTATCGCTCCACTGTTCATCAATGGGAACGCGATCATTATTTGAAAATGTACTAA
- a CDS encoding MerR family transcriptional regulator — protein MGSEIRRSMPVLPISIVMQLTDLTARQIRYYEEHNLVQPHRTEGNRRMFSLNDVDVLLEIKEMLERGTNMAGIKKVFAMKKHVNTEGKKEISDRELRRIMREEMLQARSMQKTSIRQGNFTRFYK, from the coding sequence ATGGGTAGTGAAATTCGTCGATCTATGCCAGTGTTACCAATAAGTATTGTGATGCAGCTAACGGATTTAACAGCGCGTCAAATACGATATTATGAAGAACACAATTTAGTTCAACCTCATCGTACAGAAGGAAATAGACGAATGTTTTCGTTAAATGATGTTGATGTATTGCTGGAAATAAAGGAAATGCTTGAGCGAGGCACGAATATGGCAGGAATTAAAAAAGTATTCGCGATGAAGAAGCATGTGAATACAGAAGGCAAGAAAGAAATTTCTGATCGAGAATTGCGCCGCATTATGCGGGAAGAAATGCTACAAGCACGAAGCATGCAAAAAACATCCATTCGTCAAGGAAATTTTACACGCTTTTATAAATAA